One Papaver somniferum cultivar HN1 chromosome 10, ASM357369v1, whole genome shotgun sequence genomic window carries:
- the LOC113317816 gene encoding isochorismate synthase 2, chloroplastic-like translates to MATTGADKFMISLFAPTTKFTKFSSNPTVSTRQSWVLTRQSSVYRSITMSMNGCKGDPRKPLEMIKTQTFQPVSTPEMAMNLLKSAITELDLDPPSYNSGIIRLEVPIQQKIEAISWLRDQNNHLTRCFFSGRNQSIIAPDLIDDEPSTNGHSTIATSESKLVSVAGVGTAVFFQQSDPFSLDDWRCIRRFLSEDSPLIRAYGALRFDPKTSVSSEWKGFGSFYFMVPLVEFDELEGSSMLAVNIAWDDTVSWTWQDAISPLRPELRQISSVVTKLRKEVPKTVIISSNHVPSKSSWDDAVGKALETINGSKSELVKVVLARSSRVVTKSDIDPLEWLSHLQVEGQDAYQFCIQPPNAPAFIGNTPEQLFHRKRLNVSSEALAATRGRGETKSLDRQMENDLLRSPKDHLEFTIVRENIRGKLEDICNMVLVEPLKTVRKLPRVQHLYAKLSGRLRNEDDEFRVLSSLHPTPAVCGFPTEVARQFIAETEMFDRGMYAGPVGWFGGKETEFAVGIRSALVEKGLGALIYAGAGIVNGTKSSSEWEELELKTSQITQPVLMYSDKAFV, encoded by the exons ATGGCAACTACTGGTGCTGATAAATTCATGATTTCATTATTCGCGCCAACCACCAAATTCACAAAATTTAGTAGCAATCCGACCGTTTCAACTCGCCAATCATGGGTTTTGACTCGACAATCCTCCGTT TATCGTTCAATAACAATGTCCATGAATGGTTGCAAAGGAGACCCAAGGAAACCATTGGAGATGATTAAAACACAAACGTTTCAGCCCGTTTCAACACCTGAAATGGCAATGAATCTTCTGAAATCTGCAATTACGGAGTTAGACTTGGATCCACCTTCTTATAATTCCGGAATCATTCGTCTCGAG GTTCCAATTCAACAGAAAATAGAGGCTATTTCATGGCTTCGAGACCAGAACAACCACCTTACCCGTTGTTTCTTCTCCGGGAGAAATCAGAGTATCATAGCACCGGATTTAATCGATGACGAACCATCCACCAATGGACATAGCACAATAGCTACATCTGAATCAAAGTTGGTTAGTGTTGCCGGTGTCGGGACCGCAGTGTTCTTCCAACAGTCCGACCCATTTTCTTTAGATGACTGGAGATGCATTAGAAG GTTCTTGTCTGAGGATTCACCTTTAATTCGCGCATATGGTGCTCTTCGTTTTGACCCAAAGACTAGTGTTTCCTCAGAATGGAAGGGTTTTGGTTCATTTTACTTTATGGTTCCCCTTGTTGAGTTTGATGAGCTTGAAGGAAGTTCTATGCTTGCTGTAAATATTGCTTGGGATGATACTGTTTCATGGACTTGGCAAGATGCAATAAGCCCACTTCGGCCTGAACTTCGTCAG ATTTCTTCTGTAGTCACTAAGTTGAGAAAGGAAGTTCCGAAAACAGTCATAATTAGTAGCAATCATGTTCCTAGCAAGTCATCTTGGGATGATGCTGTTGGTAAAGCTTTGGAGACTATAAATGGAAGCAAATCGGAACTGGTTAAG GTTGTTCTTGCACGAAGCAGTAGAGTTGTTACTAAATCTGATATTGATCCTCTTGAATGGTTATCACATTTACAG GTTGAAGGACAGGATGCTTATCAGTTCTGTATTCAACCCCCTAATGCACCAGCATTTATCGGCAACACT CCAGAACAACTATTTCACCGTAAACGCCTCAATGTTTCGAGTGAGGCTTTAGCTGCAACCCGTGGAAGAGGAGAAACAAAGTCCTTAGATCGTCAAATGGAAAATGATTTACTTCGAAG TCCTAAAGACCATCTTGAGTTTACAATAGTAAGAGAAAACATTAGAGGAAAGTTAGAG GATATATGCAACATGGTATTGGTTGAACCATTAAAGACAGTTCGAAAGCTTCCACGAGTACAACATCTGTATGCAAAATTATCAGGCAGATTAAGAAATGAAGATGATGAG TTCCGCGTCTTGTCATCTCTTCACCCAACTCCAGCAGTCTGTGGATTTCCTACAGAAGTGGCACGCCAATTTATAGCTGAAACTG AAATGTTTGATCGGGGAATGTATGCCGGACCTGTTGGTTGGTTTGGTGGAAAAGAAACTGAATTTGCTGTTGGGATTAGATCAGCCTTGGTGGAAAAG GGTCTTGGCGCATTAATATACGCAGGAGCAGGAATAGTTAACGGAACTAAGTCATCTTCAGAATGGGAAGAATTGGAACTTAAGACATCTCAG ATAACACAACCGGTGCTGATGTACAGTGATAAAGCTTTTGTCTGA
- the LOC113315385 gene encoding uncharacterized protein LOC113315385, with protein sequence MEQSSSSSDLFHQLHKLPSSASEETLSHILETLWKTRKSGLRPVDKSSIRSLLCLPSLRELDPLLACLRSLIKKSVHENLIADDILKLFPIDLSLHLQTTLVLLLQRYQNQWKEDVSMDRQTTGGVLCQGNVGTATPLLAPFSAAAAEMLSPLWSRQDDVPGCFNHSEIVSCAPIVCDGNISNVAASVPPEDMGMLPCLKSMSWTMERRSSAPGNRAAVISLKLQDRNKSGETEVKFQITKDTMEAMLRSMTYISEQLENIAAGKIPSEPLQKKQRQ encoded by the coding sequence ATGGAGCAAAGCAGCAGCAGTAGTGATTTGTTTCATCAACTGCATAAGCTACCATCATCAGCATCAGAAGAAACTCTATCACATATTCTCGAAACCCTGTGGAAAACCAGAAAATCTGGTCTTAGACCAGTCGACAAATCTTCAATTCGATCTCTCCTTTGTCTTCCTTCTCTTCGAGAACTTGATCCGTTGTTAGCATGTCTCCGTTCACTTATCAAAAAATCAGTACACGAGAACCTAATTGCAGATGATATACTGAAACTATTTCCCATAGACTTGTCCCTCCACCTGCAAACTACTCTTGTTTTGTTACTCCAGAGGTATCAGAATCAGTGGAAAGAGGATGTGTCCATGGACAGGCAAACGACAGGAGGCGTTCTGTGCCAGGGTAATGTTGGTACAGCAACCCCTTTGCTCGCACCTTTTTCAGCTGCAGCGGCAGAGATGTTGTCTCCATTGTGGTCTCGTCAAGATGATGTTCCTGGTTGCTTCAATCACAGTGAAATTGTCAGTTGTGCACCTATTGTTTGCGATGGTAACATATCAAATGTGGCTGCATCCGTACCCCCTGAGGATATGGGAATGTTACCTTGCCTCAAATCGATGAGTTGGACCATGGAGAGGCGGAGCTCAGCACCAGGTAATAGAGCAGCTGTCATCAGTCTAAAGTTGCAAGATCGTAATAAATCAGGAGAGACTGAAGTGAAGTTTCAAATTACTAAAGATACTATGGAAGCCATGTTGAGATCAATGACCTACATCAGTGAGCAGCTTGAAAACATTGCAGCTGGGAAAATTCCCTCTGAACCATTGCAGAAGAAGCAACGGCAGTAG